TACTGACACTAGAAGATCTGGATTTGTCATATAACAATTTGCGCAGTGTGCCTTGGGAAGCCATCCGAAAGATGGTCAACCTCCATCAGATGAGTCTGGACCATAACCTCATTTCCTTCATTGCTGAGGGGACTTTTACAGATCTGGACAAACTGGCTCGCTTGGACCTCACCTCCAACCGTCTCCAGAAGCTCCCTCCAGATCCCATCTTTGCACGCTCTCAGAGCAGTGTGGTGATGAGCACTCCATATGCACCTCCACTCTCTCTAAGCTTTGGTGGAAACCCATTGCACTGCAACTGTGAAGTGCTTTGGCTACGAAGGCTGGAGCGTGAAGATGACATGGAAACCTGTGCTTCTCCTGCCAGTCTAAAGGGTCGCTACTTTTGGTCTGTGCGTGAGGAGGAGTTTGTTTGTGAGCCCCCTTTGATCACACAACATACTCACAAGTTACTCGTGCTGGAGGGTCAGACAGCCAGCTTGCGCTGCAAAGCTGTTGGTGATCCGATGCCAACGGTTCACTGGGTTGCTCCCGATGACCGTTTGATCAGCAACTCCTCTCGAGCAACTGTTTATGAAAACGGCACCCTGGACTTAACAATCACCACATCCAAGGACTATGGTATCTTTACTTGTATAGCTGCTAATGCTGCTGGAGAATCTACAGCCTCCATTGAGCTTTCAATCATTCAACTCCCCCATCTCAGTAATGGCACAAACCGAACCACGCAGTCCAAGTCAGGACTCTCAGACATAACAAGTTCTACCAAGATCAGTAAAGGAGAGCCGAAACCTCTTCCAGAGAAGGTCGTGTCTGTGTCAGAAGTGACAGCCATCTCTGCTTTGGTCAAGTGGACTGTTAGCAAATCAACTCCAAAGGTCAAAATGTATCAGCTTCAGTACAATTGCTCTGAGGATGAAGTTCTCATTTACAGGTAAGGATGATTAATGGAACTCGATTACATCCAAGTATGAGCAGAGACCTTTCTGGTCAGAGTGGCAAATTAAGCCAAGTGTAATCGTTAGCTTCAGAATGCTTGCAGCCCCATATCTTCAGTCAATTGCTAATTGTTTGCTGCCTAAGTACTTGAGACGGTCAATTTCTTTGAAGCGTTACTTGAAGatcaactttattttttcttaaccCTTCTTGagatttttctctttcatttttttcttaaattgaCAATTGGTGGGGATGCTGCGTTCACAATTTTAAGAAAAGTGAAACCCAAAGTGAAATCCTTGCCCTCAACCATTAATTAGAAAACCAAGAAGAAAAAGGATTATAGACCTTCATTTTAATGTATCCTTCCTAAGCTGCTTAAGTCCATAAAGTGAAAGCTCAGAGACTGTAGCTGGAGATCTTTGGGCTCTGTGAAATCAATTTCGTATGTCAAATGAGACAGTGAAAGCAGCAACATTCAGCCAAGATAAGTGGTTTGAAATATAGAAAATAGATGATGTTTAACATTAAATCAGTTTGGGTACATTAAAAGATAAGAATAAACAACCAGATCCATTTTTGTGAGTCCTGCATGGGAGTCTTTAGTATCCATTTTATCTGACATCTCTTAGATTCCTTGCAGTATGCTCAAATACCATGTGCTTTTTTTTAGGTTTAGTATCCCCTTGGGCTAAAGAAGCTCAATATTCTTAAACACACGGATGAGTCTCTCAGAGAAAGATGAGTGCTTTGTATGCTAAAGTACAATACTATTAAAATTGGTGGCCTGTTGTGGATAGCAGTTCTATCCATTTTGTGTAAGGTTTTCTTAAATACTGACAATCAGTGGTGAATTTCTTTATCAACACTTGATCTGATCACTTATTCTGTGCAACACTCCTAGCCTTCTTACCTGTACTATGCATTCCAGCAAGAGTCATTTAATGGAAGATAACTGACAGAATATGTGAAGGAAAAGACCGGTTATTAGCCAGGAATCTGAGATTAGGACTGTACACAGTAATGAAGAAAGATATTACTTTGTCCAAACACTGTTAATGCAACTCACCATCCCTGAAAATTCAATAATAAGCTGTTTATCTGATTTATTGCTTGCATTCTTTGTGCCAGCTCTCCATGCCAGAGAAAAGAGAACAATATGAATTTTCagaacctttttttctttctttctggtaACAGAAGCATTGGATGACTCATCCACATTTGACTAAATGGTCTTTTTTCTGTACTTCCTACAAAATTGCAACGATAACACGAATGTGAGTCacataaacagtttttttccccttctttgtTGATTTGCAGGAGCAAAATTGTTTCCCtgaaaaattattatttcagtGACTTTCCTCATGTTGTTGTCAGTCAATATTGAGAAAGTACAGTGGCGCATGTATTTGTTGGAAATGCTAGTTTGGGACATTCAAAACACACCCACTTTCTAGTTTTggttaatgtattttttcatcttcAGTACAGTTGCTTTGATTTTGTGACTTTGATGCTCAGCTGGTAGCCATTACATCAAGAGCACTGAGTAATAACTTTTAAATTATTCTTACCTCTGTCTGTCAGtttgcagcattactcaaaaacagaataacggatttggatgggATTGTCAgggatggtcagaaatgacagaaggaccaactgattagattttggcagtgatgctgcttacagtctggatccacgaatttgttaaagatttctatatcattgcaagatagcagcacggcgtcactgtaactctGACAACAAgcgaacgctacgtcagctgtctgctgacgatcacacgatggcgatcctactacaaattgaccgctgcagacttatcaggacttatctgttggaaatgatacaaggaacaattgattaaattgtgagggtgtttttgagtcccattaattcctgCCGTCTTCTACATATTTGAGTGTGCGattcagcgcaaggtcattttgtttgtgggtacatctatattcaATGGCcgcattctatgttgctgtgatttctgatcatcagtaactaataaacacatgctgcatttcataccatatgggggaatgaacagccttggtggagtactgcactctctaagtgcttttcttgttgttataTGATTTCATgctataaaatgtattttttacttCATCATCAGCTCACATAGTATGTAGTATTATGTTAATGTGCAGTCGAAAACTTACCTTAAGCAGTCAATTATATATGCCTGTCAGAGGACAAATTGGAAGCTGGAAGGAAGCGATGACATGCTTAGACAGGCCAACAATCGTCTTTAAAGGAACACTGGTGTGACTTCATTGCCTGCACATGCACACCGGCTGTGCACCTCTAGTTGGCCGACACAGTTTCCCACTGTCTGCACTCCAGCAATGGCATGATTAAAAATCAATCAGAGTCATGTGGGACAGGAGAGATAGTGCATGAGTTCCCTCAAACATGTGAGGAAACACAGCTTCTTCCTTGTTATGGAAAAAGGCAGAATGAATAATGAACCACAGCCCCACTGGTGTCTGGGCTCTGTGGTTGAGGCGCATCAGAGGGATCAAAGCTTTGGATGCATGTTCTGTAGGGGAACAATAAGCCAGCAATGCATGGATGAGTGAGGAATCTATTTCTAGATAACTATACCAGTATGGTTGAACTTCAAGAAACTTTTTCCACCCATATTTTCTGCAGAATGTAGCCACTGTGCATataattatttagatttttgttggCCGATGCAGGAGATTTTCCAGAAAATGTATGGATGTGTTATGTGTAATCTACTGCTCAAAATTAGCTTGTATACATCTTGCTTGGATTGAAAGATTTGCTTCAACCAAACCCTTTAGGCCTTCACTAACCAAACCAACAGGCAAGCATCTATTGTGTACATCGATCACATTTCTGTGGTAGCAGACCACAGGCTAACAGGTTACCCGCAGGCTTTGCCTCCTTACTCTcactgttgcatttttaaataagcTGTTATAGAGGACGAACTGAACATGAGAGTGTAGTTGCTCTTTAAGTACTCTATATAAAAGTGTTTCTAAGTTTGCATTGACTGATGGATGCCCACAGCCCGATGAAATAAGCTTAAGTACCCCTTCACTGATACCACTGTGATGTTACACCTCTACTGTAACACTATccatattgtaaaaaaaagtgaattgtTGATGCTAGAGCTGGATTTTTTACTATGTTTGGTCATGTTTTCCAGTCATAATAACACCTCTTTGAGAGGCATAGACTGCACACTTCAACTATTCATCCATTAGTGCTCTATTTCAACTTCTCTGTTTGCTTGCCAATAATACTTCTGGTATGTACAATGTATCCATTGTTCAGAagtcattttctcttttatcaCAAATGAGGACTTTCTTTGACATAATTACTTTCTTCAAATTAGTTATGTTACTCCATATTAGTAATTTAAACTGATTGGATTGTATTTGCACTAAATTGAAGGTCTTAAATAGCCCTATTTTTTCATGACTGATGTCTGGATAGGAAGCATCTGGGAAATTCCTCCAGTCCCCACAGAAGTCTATGCATGTACCTGCCATGGGTGCACTTAAATCCTCAACATGTAAGTACTGATTCAGGTTAAAAGTTAGACAAATGTCACAGGAGCCAAGGTTACACATAGATCTGTCACATGCCATTAAATTTGAACCATCCCAACCTACACGTTTACTTTCCCCCTCATTACACATAGATTTTTGGATTTTGGCATAGTATATGTTGACCTTTGCATACATCATGTCTatataaaacaccaaatgagggacTATCTTCTCTCTAGTAGAGTTCCACAGACTTCAATATCAGGAcacactgaagctgttctggtggcACATGGTGACCCAACACCCTTATAAGATGCTTTACGCTATTTTTCTCTATAATTTGACATTCATCTGTAATTAGACTTTGCAGACACTTAAACAGTGCAAATCAACAAAGGCCAGAATAGCAGCTCCATAGAGTTCTTACTTGAAAACACAGCAtttacaacaagaaaagcactcagagagcacactACTCTGCCAAGgttgctcagtcgttgtataatttctgattgataagtcctgataagaccgcagcggttgatttgtagtaggatcgccatcatgtgatcgtcagcaggcagctgatataTTGTTCActtagttacagtgacgccgtgccatTATCTCACACTGATactgaaatctttaacaaatctgtggatctagactatgagcagcattactgccaaaatctaatcagtggtccttgtgtcatttctgaccttcactgtcAGACAGCTTCTCAGATTAACAGACAGtcgtacaccgatcgtcacataactccgccacatTCCTTGGCTTAGTAAATATGCACATGAGTCTTTGGACTGGTCAAACAGTGTAATGTGTTTCAGCAATCAAGCACTGCAGTGAACTGCAAATCAAGACAAGCTACACAtgtattcatatatatatatatatatatatatatatatatatatatatatatatacatattctCATTGCCATTTCCAAGACATGCAAAGAATGCTAAGGTGTTTGTCTTTGACACACAGAGCAAGAAAAATTATTAGTTAAATGTCTTTGTAATCTGCAGTCCTGACTGATGAGTCTGGGTGTATAAAAGCCTCTGTCAGCTGTGTCCTCACAAcccaaaataatttttttttacagcatcccATTGATTGGCAGTGCCTCTTGGACAATTAACTTACTGCTGCATTGACTTTCAATTTCAGTCGAAAGCACTGAGGCTTACTTAATCAGTCATATTTAAACATCTGGAATAATAACAGACTGACTTGAAACAACTTAATGCATGTTAAATGGGATGAACAAGAAATTACATTCAACCAAAACAATACTCAAAAAGTGGTCATTCAATACTTAACTCATTACTATTTGCTTCATGCATGTCAAATGAGATATACTGGGAGCAATGAAGTCATCTCTCTCAATGACTCTGTGCATATAAATAGCTACTTAGTATGCTTAATTTGTACTATTTCTTTGATCTGCTgcagcaaaatgaaataattcagCTTTTAACACTTAGCCTCTTCTTGAACTCCTGTGGTAAAAACTCTGTATTTGTAATGCTGtgtccttctgtcttttttcagGATGATTCCAATGAGTAACAGGGCATTCGTAGTCACAAATCTTGTTCCGGGGATGCAGTATGACCTGTGTGTCTTGGCCATATGGGAAGACACGGCCACCACCCTCACTGCCACCAACATCGTCGGCTGTGTTCAATTCATCACCAGGGAGGACTACCCACAGTGTACGTCTCTTCACAGCGGCTTCCTGGGGGGCACTATGATCCTGGTCATTGGAGGCATTATTGTGGCCACACTGCTGGTGTTCATTATCATCCTCATGGTCCGCTACAAAGTGACCAGTGGGATCCAGACTAATAAATTGCCCACTGTGAGTAACACATACTCGCAGACCAACGGAGGGCTGAACAGGTTCAACGGTGCCCCACCACAGGtcaagtccacagtggtggtcATGCGTGAGGAAATGGTGGAGTTTAAGTGTGGATCCCTGCAGAGCAGCCTCTCTTCGTCATCGTCCTCCTCTAATTCGTTAGACAGCCAAACAGGGAGAGGGGCCAGTGACCGCTACAGCATGCAGGGCAGCGAATGCAGCACCCTGCCCAGCAGCAAGTTCAGGAGGCATGGTGCCAAAGCACGGCCAAACCTGGACAACCTTTTAGGGGCCTTCACCTCTCTGGAGCTGCGAGGAGCAGCAAGGGACAACCAAGGGGCTTCTGGCCCCTCCGCCACGCCCAATACTATGATGACGGTGGCTGTGGCCCCACCATCTGATAAAGAACCCCTGCTTGGGAGGGCCGAGTCCACGACCATGCTGGGACGTCTCCTAGGGCTGCCCCAGGAGTGTAAGCCCACGAGGAGCCATTCCTTTGACATGGGTCATGTAGGGGCAGTGCAGTGTCGCAGCAACTACCCTCGCAGGATCAGTAACATCTGGACTAAGCGCAGTCTGTCTGTTAATGGCATGCTGCTGCAGTACGATGACAGTGAAGATGAGAAGCCTACTTTTGAGAGCTCCGAGTGGGTGATGGAGAGCACAGTTTGAGCACAGACCGTCCATGAAGTCTATGGCCAGACAATAAATCTATATGTGAAACTAATGCAACATGAGCGTCGTGGAAGCGATGTTCCAAAGGGAAGCTGTCCTTGGGTACTGCATGAAGTTCACCCATGCGAATAGTCTAAGCGATGATGAAAGAACAGACGCTCACATCGATAGATTCCCGGCCATGATCTCAACTCTCTGACAGTGTcgactgtattttaaaaatgttcccatTTTGAAATAACTGTGAAAAGGCCCATATGGAATAATTACCAATTCACAGGGGCATGTGAGAGTACCACTGAGAAATTCAAAGTGGATTTACTATGTCTTTATCAAAAGTACTGAATGCCAAGAGGATTTGCCTCGACTGTGGTGAACTGGATCACAATGTCGTTGGACCCTCAGCATGAAATGGGACTACGCAATAGTAGAGAGCAGAGCTGGCGGAGCAAgtagaaaattaagaaaaaattcatttttttttcatttgggtttttctatcatttttactatttattatttgaAGTGATTCATCAGCAGACAGCGACACAGCTCTGTTATGAGGTTGTAGTTGTCGGTGAggatggaaaacacacacatacagagaggCTTCAACCTCTCATACAGGCAGTTCATATACCTTCAATCACCTTTCAACATGATTcgtttcaaaaaagaaaagaaaaagaacattaaGGCCCTCTGCTGTAGGTGTTAGTAACAATGAACCACAACAAGCCAGTCTTATATTTCTACCTCAGGTTAAGTAACATATGAGGTTATTTACATATGAAAGGCAAGGGAAATACAACAAAAGCCCAAGATGAATGACAAACAGCTTCAAACTCTCAAAAGTTCTATGCTTGTTTTCAAATGCTTCAAAGGACTTTTTAGTCTCCAATCAGTCAAATTCAGTATGTTTCCAGCTCAGGTCCAAATCCTGCTCTGAAAAGATTTCTCTTTGAATGCTTTGATACTTTCCCCATTGGTTAGTGCTGGTGACAGTGGTCCCTGTAGGCTAAAGGGCCATTGATGTAAACAGAGTGTTCGCCTCAGGGTACCGTTTCTGATACTAGCAGGACATATTACAGTAGCTGGATGAATGGTGTTTGAAATCTATCAAGCCCACTTAATCATTAGCCCAAAGCAGCCCACAGCAGGATGTATCATTGGGCTGTGATTCTCTTCAGGCAACGCAAGCAAGAGCATATGACAATTACTCATTTAGCCACTTTAAATGGAGAAATGTGTCATTTATCAGCTTGATAAAGGTCATTATGCTGCTTAGGAGAGGATCCTACATGGAGGCACAAAGAGGAGAAAGATAACTTACAAACGgccaaacagctgaaaactCTGGAAATCTGTTTCTCCAGATGGCATGATACTGAACCTTTTTGGTTTATGTATGACATGAATCGATTCATCAGAGAAACCACCTATCTTTCATTCTCATTCATACAGGGCTGTACGTTGCAGTAAGATACTTTGAATATGACACTATTCAGATTACTGCCTACATTCACCTGCAACATCCCTACATTTTATGCCTTTCTTGATATTCTGTGGGTTTCAGCTGCATTTCAAGATGTGGGGTGGTCAtcattttttattcttgttttcttcCCTACAGTAGATGTACCATTCTGTATAttggcatttttttgtaaaataactgaGTGAGAATGTCAAGGGGTGGGGGGTAAATTGTGCAGTGgtacttttattttcatgtgaaGCAAACAGTGAGAAGGTGCTTTACTGTGGTGTACCAACTTGGTCATTGTTAGTTGGCTGAATGAAATGGGATTTTATGTGGCGCTCTAAGCGGGAAATGGAGGACTGGCTGTACCTAAAGGGTTAGGTCACTCAAATAACTAAAATACGTATTTTGTGAGTTACCTGTAGTGGTATCTCTTTGTGTAGATACTCCTGGTTTTATTTGCACAGGGTTTGAGTAAGTCTTCTTTGAAATCTCCGCTTGTGCTGTGGTACCTTGGGGTTTGGTTGTGCAGACTAACAATTCAAACTgacagttcctcaaatgtctctGCGAGACAATCCTCTAATATGTCTGAGTTTGTTAGATGCTTGTGCGCTGTCTATCCTAATTTTatgaaaagagcaaaaagaaCAAGGCATTTACACGAATATTTGCACCCTGTTTACTCAGAGGTAGATTTGTTAGATTTGTGACAAAATATAAACTGTCCAAACTGTATATATTGCCTCTTAAACAAATGGGCCattttttctgagcttaaatcACTACTTAACATTtacactaccgctcaaaagtttggggtcacccaggcaattccatgttttccatgaaaactcacatttttattcatgttctgacataactgcacaagggttttctaaccatcaatgagcttttcaaaaccattagctaacacaatgtagcattagaacacaggagtgatggttgctggaaatgttcctctgtacccctatggagatattccattaaaaatctgctgtttccagctagaaacatcatttaccacattaacaatgtcaagattgtatttcagattcatttaatgctatcttcattaaGAAAAAGCTTTTCTTATAAAAGTAAGGACAtctctaagtgaccccaaactgttgaatgatagtgtatacGACTGTCAGTCCAATCTGTCATTTAATATCGACTGCTTATTGATGCCCAGAAACACTTTCTTGACTAATATACATTTTAGCTGTAGTATCTGGTTGCACCAGCAGCAGCCCCTTACTGTTTAATGCCATAGTAACAGGCGCTTCCATGTTGACATCAGGGAGCATTGAGGGAGAttagtggataaaggagcactGTAATAAAGACTTCTATGAGGCTGATTCACCTCTGACCAGCAATGAAAGCATTGTTTCTGATGGCCAATTCCACAGCTTTAATCACACATTCACATGACAGTTGGTGTAAAAAGACAGTAATGGTTTGTGCTGATACTGATCTGTTAAGAATTCTCATGTTTTATCACAACCTCGTTTTGTTGAAATTgttgaatat
This is a stretch of genomic DNA from Acanthochromis polyacanthus isolate Apoly-LR-REF ecotype Palm Island chromosome 1, KAUST_Apoly_ChrSc, whole genome shotgun sequence. It encodes these proteins:
- the LOC110952644 gene encoding leucine-rich repeat and fibronectin type-III domain-containing protein 2; translation: MDKVVISLLFLGTAVTMVHACPKYCVCQNLSESLGTLCPSKGLLFVPPDIDRRTVELRLGGNFILKVTTQDFANMTGLVDLTLSRNTISAIQPFSFIDLETLRSLHLDSNRLTELGPDDLRGLVNLQHLILNNNQLSRISKAAFDDLLLTLEDLDLSYNNLRSVPWEAIRKMVNLHQMSLDHNLISFIAEGTFTDLDKLARLDLTSNRLQKLPPDPIFARSQSSVVMSTPYAPPLSLSFGGNPLHCNCEVLWLRRLEREDDMETCASPASLKGRYFWSVREEEFVCEPPLITQHTHKLLVLEGQTASLRCKAVGDPMPTVHWVAPDDRLISNSSRATVYENGTLDLTITTSKDYGIFTCIAANAAGESTASIELSIIQLPHLSNGTNRTTQSKSGLSDITSSTKISKGEPKPLPEKVVSVSEVTAISALVKWTVSKSTPKVKMYQLQYNCSEDEVLIYRMIPMSNRAFVVTNLVPGMQYDLCVLAIWEDTATTLTATNIVGCVQFITREDYPQCTSLHSGFLGGTMILVIGGIIVATLLVFIIILMVRYKVTSGIQTNKLPTVSNTYSQTNGGLNRFNGAPPQVKSTVVVMREEMVEFKCGSLQSSLSSSSSSSNSLDSQTGRGASDRYSMQGSECSTLPSSKFRRHGAKARPNLDNLLGAFTSLELRGAARDNQGASGPSATPNTMMTVAVAPPSDKEPLLGRAESTTMLGRLLGLPQECKPTRSHSFDMGHVGAVQCRSNYPRRISNIWTKRSLSVNGMLLQYDDSEDEKPTFESSEWVMESTV